The window CCGCCCGATGACGATGAGCCGGTCGGCGGTCAACGCCATCTCGGAGAGCAGGTGCGAGGAGATGAGCACCGTGCGCCCCTCCGCGGCGAGGGCGCGGAGCAGGCCCCGGACCCAGCGGATGCCCTCCGGGTCGAGCCCGTTGACCGGTTCGTCGAGCACGAGGATGCGGGGATCCCCGAGCAGCGCGGCCGCCAGGCCGAGGCGCTGCCCCATGCCCAGGGAGAACCCCCCGGTCTTCTTCTTCGCGACGCCCGCGAGCCCCACCAGGTCCAGCACCTCGTCGACACGCGAGAGGGGAAGACCGTTCGACTGCGCCAGCCACCGGAGGTGGTTGGCGGCGGAACGGTTGGGGTGGACGGCCTTGGCGTCGAGAAGCGCGCCCACGACGGTGAGGGGGCGGCGGAGTTCACGGTAGGGACGGCGGTCGACGAGCGCGGTGCCGGAGGTGGGCGTGTCGAGGCCCACGATCATCCGCATGGTCGTCGACTTCCCTGCCCCGTTGGGGCCGAGGAAACCGGTGACGATCCCGGGCTGCACCCGGAACGACAGGTCCTCCACCGCGCGGACCGGACCGTAGTCCTTGGTCAGCCCTTCAACGTGGATCATGCCTCCACACTGCCACACGACTCAGACGGACAGCCTGCGAATTGCCTGAACAAGTTCCGGGAGTGACTCAGCGAACGCGGGCATGAGAGGAAGATCAGAAAGTTCTGAGAGCCGCACCCAGCGCAACTCCACCGACTCCTCGTTGGGGAACGTCCTCAGCGGGCCGCCGGTCGTCGTGCGGGCGATGACGGTGGTGTAGGTCCAGCCTCCCGCCAGTTCCGGCTGCGCCGGGTCCGCGGGGAAGGGGCCGGCCGTCACCTGCTCGTGGAGCACCTCGATGAGGGAGGGCTCGAGGGAGCACTCCTCGACCGTCTCCCGGACCGCAGCCTCCACCACGGTCTCGTGGGAGTCCCGCGCCCCACCAGGCAGGGCCCACGTGCCGCCGTTGTTCGTCCACAGTGCCCGGTGCTGCATGAGCACCAGCGGATCCCCCTCCCGGCCCTCCGCCGCCAGGAGCATCAGCCCGGCCGCCCCGAAACGACCCCACACCCTGGCGCCGGGACCTGCCGCCCAGCCGTTTCCGTCTCCGATCATGACCCCGAGAGTAGTCCGCGCACAGGCCCCGGTGCGGGACATGGCGCAGGACACACTCAGCGGGTTATCATGTGTCAATGACCGGCGCGACGGAGTCACCCGAGCCAGCGCAGCGAAACTCGGGGTCTCGAACTGAGCGTGCCCCGGGGGGAGAGCTCTCCGGCCCGACGGGCACCCTGCTGCACTACCGTCGCACCCGCCTGCGCAACAGCACCCCGGGATCCACGCGGGCGTCGAAACGCACGCCCGTCGAGGATGACGGCGCCGACGTCCCCGAGGACACGCGCGACCACTGGCTCGACGAGGTCTCCTCCGACGAGGAGCACCGCCGCCGCGGCGCGATGGTCCGGGTGATGGACACCTTCGCGGTGCCGTACCTGTGGTTCCGCCGCATCTTCGCCTTCCTGGCCACCACACCGGGCAAGCTCGTGAGCATCACCGTGATCCTCTCCGTGGCGATCTTCGCGGCCGGCTGGTCGATGTCGCAGTCCTCCTCGTCCCGGCAGTCGGACCTGGACGTCCTGCTCACCACCACCGAGCCGATGAGTTACGCGGCGCACAACCTCTACACCTCGCTGTCGCTGGCGGACACGATCGCCACGACCGGTTTCGTGCAGGCCGGCGTCGAGTCGGCGGGCACCCGCGCCCGGTACAACGCCGCCATCGACCGGGCCATGGTCTCGGCGACGGAGTCCGCCGCGGGCCTCGACGTGCGGGACCGGGCGACGCTGCAGCTCATCTCCGACATCGAACGGCAGCTACCCATCTACACCGGCCTGGTGGAGACCGCGCGCATCAACAACCGCATGGG of the Corynebacterium humireducens NBRC 106098 = DSM 45392 genome contains:
- a CDS encoding ABC transporter ATP-binding protein produces the protein MIHVEGLTKDYGPVRAVEDLSFRVQPGIVTGFLGPNGAGKSTTMRMIVGLDTPTSGTALVDRRPYRELRRPLTVVGALLDAKAVHPNRSAANHLRWLAQSNGLPLSRVDEVLDLVGLAGVAKKKTGGFSLGMGQRLGLAAALLGDPRILVLDEPVNGLDPEGIRWVRGLLRALAAEGRTVLISSHLLSEMALTADRLIVIGRGRLVADTTTEEFIREHSAQTVLVRAEDQAGLAEHLRRAGLTVTPAHGPGLEVADSSTEEVGALAFTGGFQLHELSLRQASLEEAFMDSTGQDVQYQARKAE
- a CDS encoding NUDIX domain-containing protein, with the protein product MIGDGNGWAAGPGARVWGRFGAAGLMLLAAEGREGDPLVLMQHRALWTNNGGTWALPGGARDSHETVVEAAVRETVEECSLEPSLIEVLHEQVTAGPFPADPAQPELAGGWTYTTVIARTTTGGPLRTFPNEESVELRWVRLSELSDLPLMPAFAESLPELVQAIRRLSV